The Gossypium hirsutum isolate 1008001.06 chromosome D02, Gossypium_hirsutum_v2.1, whole genome shotgun sequence region ATTGTATAAGGGTGGCATCACTTCTTTGCCCGTTTACTGCATAACTCATCGAACTAGAGATGCAGCATTGTTAATCAGTGTTAAGCTATGATTATAAAGCTGGAAGTCTTGCATGGAAAGAATTGAGATCGTGCTTTATATTAAGAgttgaatatttatttatagtCAAAATTTAGGAGATCCCTAGGTAATAGTAACTACTTTGTGTGATCAGGTGAGAGGTGACTTAAATGAACTGCTTCGCTAACCCGTAGGGAAGTCTGAACTTGCTTATAAACCACTTTCTCTGCTTGCCTAAAAAAACTAATTTCGACTATCGGATGTGTTTATGATGCTTAAGGTTGGTGGATATGGAGTCACTTAGATGGCTATTGTAGGCTTCTCCATCTTAGATTTTATTTGGCCTTTTAGCTGTGTATTTTGGAGATTTTTTTTGCCACCTACTAGACTGTAAAATGGTGTGGTTTCCTATTCTATATGTTCTTGAATGACATACTTGTAGATATGTTCTTTCAGTGGAAAAGAAACAATTAAATCTGGTTATGAAGTTGGGCATTGGATCTTTGTAATTAGTACTGCTTCAAGGAAATGTGCTAGTTAAGGAGGCCTCCTTTAGTGTTTTTCCAAGATAATCACCTGTGCTTGCTTTAACTAGAATCCCTAGAACTAGAAAGTTATAATACCATGTAAGGTTGATAATGATTTAAAGTAGAGTTAATACTTCTATTGCATGAATCCATGACCCTATGATGCCTCTGATTAATTAGGTTATAGTATCTGATGGAACACCTTTTGAAGCTTTATGACATGAATCCTTGTTGTTTAGGTGGAAGATCAGGTTAGAACAGTCCAAGGAATTTCGAAGTACACTGAAaaaattttgttatgttttggAGTTCCAATGTTTACTTAAAATATCTAGTTCTTATTGACGTCTCTGTTACTTAGTTATCTGGTGTTCAGATGATCCTGGAATCTTGCAAATCTAGTTCTGGAGTTCCTTTAGTTCTAAGGTTGTGTCTATGTTTAATTTCCTTTTAGCAGTGAGTTTACTTTTAGAGTTTATATTTGATGAACTGATAGTGGATATATACAGTCATTGTGTAAAGTGAATAATAATGTCTTCTCGTTACCAATACagataattatatttgtaatgaGGTGTCATCATTCGATTCACTGACAGTTTATAGATTTATAGTGGTAGTGCATCAAATATAAATCTTTATTTTCATGACTTTTCTTCAACCAAATTCAACTCGATGCATAGATTTTGAGTCTTGAACTTTGTTGTGGATAATCTCATTTCCTTTTGCAGCAGTAAACTCTACCAAATACTtgtcatttaaaattttgatcttCAATTTCTAGCAGTTGGTAATTGCATCAGGTTATGTGTTGCTGCTTTTAAGTGCCTTTGAATGCACCTACGTACTCATCTATGCACAAGAACGatttttaattctctatcatgtCCTTTTTCCTTGTTTCTACTATTGTTAACAATGATATTTGGTTTTTCCAGAATCCATACTTTGTGAACATCCTTCTTGCTGGCTATGACAAAGAGACAGGCCCATCTCTGTTCTATATCGACTACATTGCTACACTTCATAAGGTTGATAAGGGAGCATTTGGTTATGGATCCTACTTTTCTCTCGCTATGATGGACAGGCACTACAAAAGTGGCATGACAGTGGAAGAAGCCATTGATTTAGTTGATAAATGCATAATGGAGATCAGATCTAGACTGGTTGTGGCACCACCAAACTTTGTCATCAAGATTGTCGATAAAGATGGAGCAAGAGAATATGCCTGGCGTGAATCCGTCAAGGATGCTGCAGTTCCTTCGGCCTGAGATTTTATCACGTACTTGCTCTCCCGTTCTGGATGTTTTAATTTGCATTTACCGATAGGAAACAATGTGTGACGGCAGTGAAAATTAGTATATGAAAAACTATTTACTTTGATTTGATTATGTTCTGAAGTGGaaatttgatgatattttatctTGGAATGGAAACCTTTTTATGTGCCTCCAGGTAGAGGGAAGACCATGACAGTGGGTGTTATTGAATGTCTCATCTAATTTTAAGGATGCATTGCTAATAAAGCCTATGACAAGCTGAGTTGGACCTTTGTGGGAAATGCTTGGAAACTATAGGCTTCAGTAGTAATTGGATCCATCCTATAGTGGCATCGCCAAGGTTAGGTACTAAGTGCTTGTGAATAGAAATCAATTTGATttcatttttactaaaataggCATACCTGTTCATCATGTGCCGCAACATACTCTCCGGAAGAGAGTAGAATATATGGCATCAAAATAGGAAAATTCCTATATTGTTTGCTGATGATTGTTGCATTTTTTTTCATGTTAATATAGAAGAATGCAATGCAATCAAGAAGATTATAAATGATTTTAGTAATTTGAACAAGTTAGAATTCATGGTTAGTGGAAATTGCCTGTCGTTAAATTGATAATGAATAGTCTTTTTTAGTTAGTATGATAATGCATTTAGTCCTTAATACTAACATATTCTatcaatctaattttaaaaaattcaacagaTTTAACCTTTCATGTTTACACATTCTGATTCACAAACTTTCTAATTAAAgttttcaacatttaaaatagagacatttcatatttattaattattttatttatggttGAAATTATTCAATTcgatatattaaaataaattattaatgataCGTATTGCgtagatttaaaaattaaaaacaaatagaataaataataatcttttaatcaatttataaaattatccaaTAACATTATGGTTAGGTGGGATGTAATGGCCAGCTTAATAAATGTCTCCTGTTgaagtttttcaaaataaaaaaaaacattaatcatgttaccaaataataataataatacgttGTTGATTATGTTGCACCATTTTaggtttatttattatatatacaaataagGGTAAATTATACTCAATGTCTtcaaattattagtaagtttacgttttagttattcaactttaaaaagttactaaatgatcattgaattatttaaaagctTTCATTTAAATCATTGGACTGTTAAAAATAATTGTTGTATTACCTTCTCAGTTCGCACCCCTAGCACCAATCTATGAACGATACTtttcttttcataaaataaatttaaatgtcaTGAATCTacgaattaaaattcaaatagctTTCTTGTTTGATATCCGACGTCAACCATCAGATCAACTtgaatctaaggtatgttcttctacacGTCAATGGGGactgaagttaaaaaaaaaaaggaaacttaATAGCccatacttaaataaaaaattttcgaatagttctgtaacttaaatgaaaacttttgaatagttcaatgatcattttgtaacttttttgaaattaagtgaccaaaacgtaaatatactaatagtttaatgaacTAAAGtgtaatttaccataaaataattaaatttatatgtttctgTTAATATACTTAATTGTGAGTCAACCATTCAATTATAATCAAGAAAAAATTTCTATGCATGCATGGGTACTTTTGAATGAGCATTTACTTTCAGTATGATgtgtttactttttgtctcatgcAATAGTAACGCGCATTTTTTATTAACGAAATGCAATTTAGATCTTAAATATGTAACTAATTATATATAGGTTAGGTTCCTCTGTTACATCAATCAGACTCActtctacataattttttttatcagcCAATCCTAATTTCAATTAAATCACCTTTCCTCATTTGTTTCTCTTTTCTTACCTTCTTTATTAGTGAATGGGACCCTCGAGAAAGCTTTTTTGTCAATCCGGTAGAAATTGACATATGGCGATGTTATTTCTAGCCAACATGCCAAAtgaaatttgtttaaaatttaacaaaattttaacaatcctatactttaatttttttctttattttccttttcttcttcccctttagttttaagaaatgaaaaacatagaaaaactacattaaaataaatggaggaggaaaacaaagggagaagcagaagataatggaaaataattaaaaaaagaaagtcaaaagaaaaaaaattgctcaaaatgaaaaaaatatggggactaattgcataatttaacctaaaatttttgtttgaaatgatgatttaatgtgccatgttagtttaccgttacaccgttaacaataattaacggctcagtgactaaaatgttataacacgttaacgtgactaaaatgttacaacacgttaatgtaagtgactaaaatgtaacatttcaaacatcagtaactaaaatgtaatctgaggtaaacaaaaatgactgttttgataGCTTACCCTTGTATATATTATAGTATACCATAAAATTAGTTACATATTTAAAGTTTAGGTTGCACATCATcaatagaagaagaagaatgcACATTGTAATATcataatgttatattaatt contains the following coding sequences:
- the LOC107927786 gene encoding proteasome subunit beta type-2-B yields the protein MECVFGLVGNDFAIVAADTSAVHSILVHKSNEDKIMILDSHKLIAASGESGDRVQFTEYVQKNVALYQFRNGIPLTTAAAANFTRGELATALRKNPYFVNILLAGYDKETGPSLFYIDYIATLHKVDKGAFGYGSYFSLAMMDRHYKSGMTVEEAIDLVDKCIMEIRSRLVVAPPNFVIKIVDKDGAREYAWRESVKDAAVPSA